From Salarias fasciatus chromosome 12, fSalaFa1.1, whole genome shotgun sequence, the proteins below share one genomic window:
- the tbx1 gene encoding T-box transcription factor TBX1 translates to MDDGGPLSPKANAFSIASLISAAEQAGNAAFDKQSAGLDKPDLHSHSSFKMHYSTVTREMEAFTTSSLSSLNTPGGYHLSPSPGDPYSQHESHFEPCPAAQHNYSYPGSNPGQAPPSDNGTPNCSSSSSNSTPNSKSIVKKNPKVANINVQLEMKALWDEFNQLGTEMIVTKAGRRMFPTFQVKIFGMDPMADYMLLMDFLPVDDKRYRYAFHSSSWLVAGKADPATPGRVHYHPDSPAKGAQWMKQIVSFDKLKLTNNLLDDNGHIILNSMHRYQPRFHVVYVDPRKDSEKYAEENYKTFVFEETRFTAVTAYQNHRITQLKIASNPFAKGFRDCDPEDWPRNHRPGSLPIMSAFARTRNPMSSPPQQNGTEKEDSRREYERDPTGTPMHADPAHQLMSRVLSPALPVPGGLHAVPLTGGRPSPPHDLRPEPHPLPPDTLHHHPYKYPATYEHYLGAKTRPSPYPIPSIRGHTYHHHMNPATTNMYSATSGPSNYDYGPR, encoded by the exons ATGGACGACGGCGGTCCCCTCTCTCCAAAGGCAAATGCTTTCAGTATTGCCTCTCTGATTTCGGCTGCAGAGCAAGCAGGAAACGCAGCATTTGACAAGCAGAGCGCCGGCCTGGACAAGCCAGACCTGCACAGCCACAGTTCCTTTAAAATGCACTACAGCACTGTCACCCGGGAAATGGAAG CCTTCACGACGAGCAGCCTGAGCAGCCTCAACACGCCGGGGGGCTACCACCTCTCCCCGTCCCCCGGGGACCCCTATAGCCAGCATGAGTCCCACTTCGAGCCCTGCCCGGCGGCCCAGCACAACTACAGCTACCCGGGATCGAACCCGGGCCAGGCGCCGCCGAGCGACAACGGGACTCCCAactgctcctcctcgtcctcgaaCTCCACACCGAACAGCAAGAGCATAGTGAAGAAGAACCCCAAAGTGGCCAACATTAACGTGCAGCTGGAGATGAAGGCTTTATGGGACGAATTTAATCAGCTCGGCACGGAGATGATCGTCACGAAGGCTGGCAG gagAATGTTTCCAACGTTCCAAGTTAAAATATTTGGGATGGATCCCATGGCTGACTACATGCTCCTGATGGACTTCCTGCCTGTAGATGACAAACGTTACAG GTATGCTTTCCACAGTTCGTCGTGGCTGGTGGCGGGTAAAGCCGATCCCGCCACGCCGGGCAGGGTCCATTACCACCCGGACTCCCCCGCCAAAGGCGCGCAGTGGATGAAGCAGATCGTCTCCTTTGATAAACTCAAATTAACTAACAACCTGCTGGATGACAACGGACAT atCATTTTGAACTCCATGCACCGCTACCAGCCCAGGTTTCATGTGGTTTATGTGGACCCCCGCAAGGACAGCGAGAAATACGCAGAGGAGAATTacaaaacctttgtttttgagGAGACACGCTTCACGGCGGTCACGGCCTACCAGAACCACCGG atcaCACAGCTGAAGATCGCCAGTAACCCCTTTGCAAAAGGCTTCAGGGACTGTGACCCAGAGGACTG GCCCAGGAATCACAGGCCAGGCTCTCTGCCAATAATGAGTGCCTTCGCCAGAACAAGAAACCCAATGTCATCCCCCCCTCAGCAGAACGGCACAGAGAAAG AAGACAGCCGGCGTGAATACGAGCGAGACCCGACCGGCACGCCCATGCACGCCGACCCGGCCCACCAGCTGATGTCCCGGGTGCTCAGCCCCGCCCTGCCCGTCCCGGGAGGCCTCCACGCCGTCCCCCTCACCGGCGGCCGGCCCAGCCCGCCCCACGACCTCCGGCCGGAGCCCCACCCTCTACCTCCGGACACCCTGCACCACCACCCCTACAAGTACCCCGCCACCTACGAACACTACCTGGGAGCCAAGACCCGGCCGTCGCCGTACCCCATCCCCAGCATCCGAGGACACACGTACCACCACCACATGAACCCCGCCACCACCAACATGTACTCTGCCACCAGCGGCCCCTCCAACTACGACTACGGACCCAGATAA